One segment of Rubripirellula amarantea DNA contains the following:
- a CDS encoding purine-nucleoside phosphorylase, whose translation MLDLYDKIAEASAAIRKVFPTTPKVGIILGTGLGGIVDEIEISATIDYADIPHFPTSTATSHRGRLVCGTLDGVPVIVMEGRFHMYEGYPLKQITLPVRVFKELGAELMVVSNACGGLNPYYTGGDIMVIEDQINLLGDNPLIGINDDRLGPRFPDMCEPYDQQWVDRVIAIGRKEEITVHKGVFVAVAGPNLETRAEYRFLRMIGADVVGMSTVPETIVAVHCGLKTVGLSVITDMCLPDSLKPSNVEEIIRTANEAAPKLVSLVRGIVSEANSVRVA comes from the coding sequence ATGCTCGACTTGTACGACAAAATAGCGGAAGCATCCGCCGCGATTCGCAAAGTGTTTCCTACGACTCCCAAAGTGGGGATCATCTTGGGGACTGGCTTAGGTGGAATCGTTGACGAGATCGAGATTTCGGCCACGATTGATTACGCCGATATTCCTCACTTTCCTACATCGACGGCGACGAGTCATCGAGGACGGCTTGTCTGCGGAACACTTGATGGAGTGCCCGTCATTGTGATGGAAGGTCGTTTCCACATGTACGAGGGCTATCCGCTTAAGCAAATCACCCTTCCCGTTCGTGTCTTTAAAGAACTCGGCGCGGAATTGATGGTCGTCAGCAATGCGTGTGGTGGATTGAATCCTTACTACACCGGTGGTGACATCATGGTGATTGAAGATCAAATCAACTTGCTTGGTGATAACCCACTGATCGGCATCAATGATGACCGTCTAGGCCCTCGCTTTCCTGACATGTGCGAGCCTTATGACCAGCAATGGGTTGACCGTGTGATTGCCATCGGACGCAAGGAAGAGATCACGGTTCACAAAGGCGTGTTCGTAGCCGTCGCTGGACCCAATTTGGAAACCCGAGCTGAGTATCGGTTCCTGCGCATGATCGGTGCGGACGTAGTCGGGATGAGTACCGTTCCCGAAACGATCGTCGCAGTTCACTGCGGTCTAAAGACAGTCGGCCTGAGCGTGATCACAGACATGTGTTTGCCCGATTCTTTGAAGCCGTCAAATGTCGAAGAAATCATTCGCACTGCTAACGAAGCCGCTCCAAAATTAGTTTCACTTGTTCGCGGCATTGTCTCGGAAGCGAATTCCGTACGCGTAGCGTAG
- a CDS encoding hemolysin family protein: MSHLYGWLVVSAFGFLISSIGGLGRELLDSFAGKALEAYCRLKKNRDRFGAVLDHQDAAIDGSGYLRMIGTVIFLIAGTGTIFVDEPSPSPIRLLGWGVCAVGMMMMVHVWLPVAVTRFASTPVLYHTWPFWRTLSIVMSPLAAPGELVDLVTRRLTGTAENADEEEEQLEDEIRTIVTAGTREGYFGPGVREMIQGVVTLHENTVSHIMTNRGEVDAIDIRWEWTQILATIVEAGRTRFPVFQDNLDNVVGILYVKDLMPFLANGGLESHPLTEVMRKPWTVSDTRSVESLLREFLHSRSHMAIVLDEFSQTAGVVTIEDALEEIVGEIVDESDEDEEFGVKIVDEETVEVDGRVMIDDLNELLDWDLPESEDYETVAGYVLYHTGSIPDEGTELAIGTSQIKILRATTRKIESMRIQRVDDQNQKAG, translated from the coding sequence TAATCAGCAGCATTGGCGGACTCGGTCGCGAACTACTGGACAGTTTTGCCGGCAAGGCCCTCGAAGCCTATTGCCGCCTCAAGAAGAACCGCGACCGATTCGGCGCTGTCCTTGATCACCAAGACGCTGCCATTGATGGCTCGGGTTACCTACGTATGATCGGGACGGTGATCTTCCTGATCGCTGGTACCGGTACGATCTTCGTCGACGAACCTTCACCCTCGCCCATCCGGTTGCTCGGCTGGGGTGTCTGCGCGGTCGGCATGATGATGATGGTTCACGTATGGTTACCCGTCGCGGTGACTCGATTTGCGTCGACTCCGGTTCTTTATCACACCTGGCCGTTCTGGCGAACTCTTTCGATCGTGATGAGTCCACTTGCAGCACCGGGCGAGCTCGTCGATTTGGTGACACGACGTTTGACGGGAACCGCTGAGAATGCTGACGAAGAAGAGGAACAACTCGAAGACGAAATTCGGACGATCGTTACTGCGGGCACACGTGAAGGCTACTTCGGACCGGGCGTTCGCGAAATGATTCAAGGTGTGGTGACGCTGCACGAGAACACCGTTAGCCACATCATGACCAATCGTGGTGAGGTTGATGCAATCGACATCCGCTGGGAATGGACCCAAATCTTGGCGACCATCGTCGAGGCGGGGCGAACTCGCTTTCCCGTGTTCCAGGACAATCTCGATAACGTTGTCGGTATCCTTTACGTCAAAGACTTGATGCCGTTCCTGGCAAATGGTGGTTTAGAGTCGCATCCCTTGACCGAAGTGATGCGGAAGCCATGGACGGTGTCCGATACTCGCAGCGTTGAGTCATTGTTGCGAGAGTTCCTGCACAGCCGCTCTCACATGGCGATCGTACTCGACGAGTTCAGCCAGACCGCGGGTGTTGTTACCATCGAAGATGCACTCGAAGAAATCGTCGGCGAGATCGTTGACGAATCGGACGAGGATGAAGAGTTCGGTGTGAAGATCGTGGACGAAGAAACCGTCGAGGTTGATGGTCGCGTGATGATCGACGACCTGAACGAACTGCTCGATTGGGACCTTCCCGAGAGCGAAGACTACGAAACGGTTGCCGGTTACGTGCTCTACCACACGGGATCGATTCCGGACGAAGGCACTGAACTGGCGATTGGTACTTCGCAGATCAAGATCCTCAGAGCGACGACGCGAAAGATCGAATCCATGCGAATCCAACGTGTCGACGATCAGAATCAAAAGGCTGGCTAA